The genomic window GCCGGCACATTGGTGGCCGGCATAGGGAGTGTGTGGTTGGCAGCGGCACTGAGCTTCGGTGCACTGGCCCGTTATACCCAGCATATGTTGAGTCTGGCGGCAGGGGCCTTGTTGGCCACTGCCTTCATGCATTTGCTCCCTGAAGCGTTCGAGAGCCAGGCCGGTGCCCATGACCTGTTCATGGTGCTTCTCATCGGTCTGGTTTTTTTCTTTCTCCTGGACAAAGCGGAGCTCTGGCACCACGGCCACGAGCATCACCATGGTCCTGCGGCGCATAGCCATGAGGCCCATCACGACCACGATCATGGTCACCACGCACACCACCACGGCCACAGCCATGGGGCGGACAAACCGGTCGGCAGTTGGGCCATTCTCACCGGCGACAGCGTGCATTGTTTTGGGGATGGGGTGCTGATCGCGTCTGCCTTTGTGGCGGATTTGCGCTTGGGTGCCATCGCTGCCTTGGCGGTGCTGGCCCATGAGGTGCCCCACCACATGGGGGACCTGATGGTGCTGCGCAATGGCTCTACCAACAAGCAGGCTGCGCTGATCAAGGTCACTTTGGCGGGTGCGGTGACCGCGTTGGGCGGCATCGTCGGCTATTGGCTGGTCGACCAGCTGCAGGACTATTTGCCTTACTTTTTGGCGGTGGCGTCCAGCAGCTTCATTTATGTGGCGCTGGCGGACCTGATTCCCCAGTTGCAAAAGCGCTTAAGCGCACGCGAAACGGCTGCGCAAATTGCCTGGCTGGGTGTGGGTATCGGTCTGGTGGCTTTGGTCAGCAGCCTAGGGCACGGGCACTGAGCGCGTCGGCCTGTATGGAGCCGCAAACCACCTTCGAGATGGAGTTTGCGGACTCCGAGATCCGTCAAACCATCTGGCAGGGTGATGATCTACATGTAGTGTTTTCCGCGGTGGCAGCGACCCGCCATGCGCCCGGTGACGCTTCGATCAGCGGCTTTTTGCAGGGCGTAGAGTTGGTGTTGCGCCAGTGCACGCCTGTGCCCACCGCAGCCTTGTTCGGTCGCGTGCGGAGTGGGGCGTTGCGCCTGGAAGGGCAGCCTTCCATCCTCAGAATTCCCGTCCCATCCACGTGGGATCAGCCACTCGCTTTGGAACTGGAGCCCGCACAGAATGGCTTTCTGGTGCTACAGGCGCAGGGCATGGAGTGCCGCTTGCAGGCGGGTGGCGTTTTCCGTGAATCCTTGTTTTGCTGAGCCTCAAACCCTCTCTGTCATCATAGTTTAATCAAACGTTTGATTTATATGCTTAGAATCGGCACCTATGTCGATTCCTTTGCCTGAGACTATTTTTCCCAAGCCCACCCGCAGCGACGGGGTCGAGGCGCGCAACCGCCTGTTGGATGCTGCGTTGCAACTGTTTGCGGAGCAGGGTTTTGCCAAGACCTCCATCCGCGAAATTGCCCTGGCTGCGCAGGCCAATGTGGCGTCCATCAGCTACTACTTCGGTGACAAGGCGGGTCTGTACCGTGCCGTGTTTTCCGACCCACGCACCAATCCGCCTTTGCCTCCCGAAGCCTTAGAGGGCACCGATGTGTCGCTGGAGCAAGCGATCCGCGGCTTGTTGTCCAGCTTTTTGGAGCCGCTCAAGCAGGGCCATGTCACCCAGCAGCAGTACATGAAGCTCTGCTTTCGCGAAATGCTGGAGCCCACGGGCGCATGGCAGCAAGAGATTGACACCAATATTGCCCCCGCCCATATGGCCCTGACCCGCGGGCTCTGCCGCCATGTCGGGCTCGCTGAAGCGGATGACGATATCCATAGGCTTGCCTTCACCATCAGTGGCCTGGGCGTCATGCTCCATGTAGGCAATGACCTGTACACCCAGATCCGCCCCGGCCTGGTCAATACGCCGCTGGCGCTGGATGCCTATCTGGACCGTCTGGTGTCCTATGCCCTGGTGCTGGTGGACGCAGAAGCGCTGCGACGCCGCGCCAAAGCTCCGGCTCCCGCCCATTCCCCTGAATTCATCTCACTTCAAGCCCCATGAACCCCATGCATTTACGAACCTTCACTGCCGTATCAGTGGCATTGGCACTCAGCGGATGTGCCATCGTCATGCCGCCCGCCAAAGTCGATGCTGCTCCTGCCTTGCAATGGCAGGCTCCTTTGCCCCACCAAGGGACCGTAGGCTCGCTGGCCCAGTGGTGGCAGAAGCAGGGCGACCCGCTGTTGGTGGAACTGATCGATGCCGCACAAGCCGTCAGCCCCAATGTGGCCCAGGCACTGGCGAGGGTGGAGTCCGCCCGCGCGCAGCGCACCACCGCCAACGCCGCTTTGCTGCCCAAGCTGGATGCGAGCGTCAGCGCCAGCCGTGGCGTGAGCCAGCCCGATGTGCCGGTGGCCACCACCCAATCGGTAGGTCTGCAAGCCAGCTGGGAGCTCGACCTGGTGGGCGCCAACCGCGCCGTCAGCAATGCGGCAGACGCGCAGTTTCAGGGTACGCAGGCCCAGTGGCACGACGCCCGTGTGTCAGTAGCAGCCGAAGTGGCTACCACTTATTACAGCTACGCCACGTGCACCCAATTGCTGGGTGTGGCGCGCAAAGACGCAGCCTCCCGCCAGGAAACCGCGCGCCTGACCGAGCTCAATGCCAAAGCTGGGTTTGCCGCGCTCTCGGTGGCCGCACTGGCCCGCGCCAGCGCAGCCGATGGCAGCAGCCGCGTGACGCAACAACAGGCTGCATGCGACCTGGATGTCAAAGCTTTGGTAGCCCTGACCGGCCTGCCTGAGCAGGAGTTGCGAAAAAAACTGGCTGCAGCTCCCTTGAATAGTGCGCAAGCTGCTCCTGTTTCCATAGCAAGTGTGCCCGCGCAAACCCTGACCCAACGCCCTGATGTGTTTGCCGCCGAGCGTGATGTCATCGTCGCCAGCGCTCAGGTCGGCAGTGCCAAAGCCCAGCGCTACCCGCGCCTGACCCTGAGCGGTTCGGTGGGTGCGCTGCGTGTCAGCAGCATGGGGCGCGAGACGAATCTGGATACCTGGTCCTTCGGCCCCTTGGCGGTGACGCTGCCACTGTTTGACGGCGGCCAGCGCAAGGCTAATGTGGTGTCTGCCGAAGCGGCCTATGCGCAAAGCGTGTCAGCCTACCGCGGCAAGGTGCGCCAGGCCGTGCGCGAGGTGGAAGAGGCACTGGTCAACCTGCAAAGCACCGATGCCCGCAAGCAGGATGCCGCTGTGGCCACTGCCGGCTACGCCGAGTCGCTCGCAGCCACCCAGGCCCGCTACGGCCAGGGCTTGGCCAGCTTGGTGGAGCTGGAAGATGCACGCCGCAATGCTCTGGCCGCCGAGTCTGCCCAGCTCTCGCTGGGACTGGAACGTAACCGCGCATGGGTGTCGCTCTACCGCGCTTTGGGCGGCGGCTTCGAGCCGGACCGCTTGAACGCGGACGCCACCTCAAGCGCCGCCGATCAGCCACGCCTCTAACTCCCTCACAAGTCGCGCACAACTCCCGCATACCTCCCGCTTACCCCCGATTTTTTGTTGTCACCTCTTTGAGAGCAAAGCCATGAACCAATTTCACTTCAAACCCCTAACCCTGGGTCTCTTGACCGCCAGTGTGCTAACTCTTGCCGGCCTCGGCCTGTTTGCCAGCCGCACCCAGGCGGCCGATGCTCCCAAGGCCGCTGCTGCGCCCAAAGCTGCGCTGACCGTGTCTACCGTGCAGGCCAAGAGCAGCCAGCTGCCCGTCAAGCTGTCGGCCAACGGCGGTGTCGCCGCCTGGCAGGAAGCCAGTGTGGGCTCAGAGGCCAGCGGCCTGCGTGTGGCTGAGCTGCATGCGGGTGTGGGCGACAGCGTGAAGCGCGGCCAGGTGCTGGCGACCTTTGCCTCTGAAAGCGTGCAGGCCGATGTAGCGCTGGCGCGTGCCAGCCTCAACGAAGCGCAAGCCAACGCCGCCGAAGCGCTGGCCAATGGTGACCGCGCGCGTGCCGTGCAGGGCACCGGCGCCGTCAGCGCCCAGCAGATCAACCAATACCTCACGCAAGAGGCCACCGCCAAAGCGCGTGTGGCGTCTGCCCAGGCGCAGCTGGACGCACAGCTGCTGCGCCTGAAGCAAACCCAATTGCTCGCGCCCGACAGCGGCATCATCTCTGCCCGCAGCGCCAGTGTGGGGTCAGTAGTGGGTGCTGGCACCGAGATGTTCAAACTCATCCGCCAAGGGCGGCTGGAGTGGCGGGGTGAAGTGACCTCGGCGGAGTTTGCCCGCATCAAGCCCGGCATGACGGTGCTGGTCACCTCGCCGGGTGGTGTGCAGGCCAAGGGCAAGGTGCGCATGCTGGCGCCCACCGTGGATGCTGCCACCCGCAACGGTCTGGTGTACGTGGACTTGTTGGCTGCGTCGACGGCCGGCCAGTCGCTGGGTGGTGCATTCAAGCCCGGCATGTATGCCCGTGGCGAGTTCGAGCTGGGCAGTACCGGCGCATTGACGGTGCCGCAAGCCGCAGTCGTCGTGCGCGACGGTTTCAGCTACGTCTACCGCGTGGGCAGCGACAACCGGGTGAGCCAACTCAAGGTGCAGACCGGCCGCGTGGTGGGTGAGCAGATCGAAATCCAAAGTGGCGTGAAGCCGGAAGACAAGCTGGTAGCGAGCGGTGGCAGTTTCCTGAGTGAAGGAGACACCGTGAAGGTGGTGGACGCTGCAGATTCCAAGCCAAAATCGGCTGTAGCCCCGGTAGCACCTGCGCAAGCAGCTACGAAATAAGGAGCAAAACCGATGAATGTCTCCTCGTGGTCGATCAAAAACCCCATACCGGCGGTCATGCTCTTTGTGATGCTGACCTTCGCCGGCATGCTGGCGTTCAACAGCATGAAGGTGCAGCAGTTCCCTGACTTGGAGCTGCCCAACATCACCATCTCGGCCAGTCTGCCCGGTGCAGCGCCGGCCCAGTTGGAAACCGAAGTGGCCCGCAAGCTGGAGAACGCGATTGCGTCTATCCAGGGCCTGAAAAACATCTACACCAAGGTGCAGGACGGTGGCGTGTCCATCACCGCCGAGTTCCGCCTAGAGAAGCCCACCCAAGAGGCGCTGGACGAAGTCCGCAGCGCCGTGCAGGGCGTGCGCAGCGAGTTGCCCAGTGACGTGCGCGACCCGGTGATCAACAAGGTGAACCTCTCGGGCGCGCCGATTCTGGCGCTCACCATCCGCTCTGAAAAGATGGATGACGAAGCCTTGAGCTGGTTTGTGGACAACACGGTTTCGCGCCGCCTGCTGGGGGTGAAGGGTGTGGGCTCGGTGGTACGCGTGGGCGGGGTAACCCGTGAAGTCGAAGTGGCCCTCGACCCCATGAAACTGCAAAGCCTAGGCGCTACCGCTGCCGACATTTCGCGTCAGCTCAAACAGGTGCAAACCGAGAGCGCAGGTGGCCGCGCCGACCTGGGTGGCAGCGAGCAGCCGATGCGCACACTGGCCACTGTCAAGACCGCCGAAGAGCTGGCCAATCTGGAGCTGACACTGTCCAATGGCCAACGTGTGCGCCTCGACCAAGTAGCCACTGTCAAAGACACGATTGCCGAGCCCCGCGCAGCCGCGCTGCTTAACGGTGTGCCAGTGGTGGGCTTTGAGATCACCCGCAGCAAAGGTGCCAGCGAGGTGGAAGTCGGCGCTGCAGTGAATGCCGCGCTCGAAGAGCTCAAAGCCCAGCACCCTGATATTGAACTCACCTACGCGTTTGACTTTGTGAAGCCGGTGGCCGAAGAGTTTGATGCCTCCATGACCATGCTGTACGAAGGCGCGGTGTTGGCAGTGATTGTGGTGTGGCTGTTCCTGCGCAACTGGCGCGCGACCTTTGTGTCGGCCGTGGCTTTGCCCTTGTCGGTAATTCCGGCCTTTATCGGCATGGCTTACTTAGGCTTCTCCATCAACACCGTGACGCTGCTGGCGCTGTCGCTGGTGATTGGTGTGCTGGTGGACGATGCGATTGTGGAAGTCGAAAACATTGAGCGTCACCTGCACATGGGCAAGACGCCCTACCAGGCGGCCATGGAAGCGGCCGACGAAATCGGCCTGGCCGTGGTGGCTACGACCTTCACCCTGATTGCGGTGTTTCTGCCGACCGCGTTCATGAGCGGTATTCCCGGCAAGTTCTTCAAGCAGTTCGGCTGGACGGCCGCACTCGCGGTGTTTGCCTCGCTCGTGGTTGCCCGGGTGCTCACCCCCATGATGGCTGCCTACATCATGAAGCGTAGCCCACGCGAACACAAAGACCCGTTCTGGATGGGCGCCTATATGCGCGCCAGCCGTTGGGCCCTGAACCATCGCTGGATCACCATGGGTGCAGCCGCAGCCTTTTTTGTGGGCTCCATCATGCTGATCCCGCTGCTTCCCACCGGCTTTATTCCGCCGGATGACAACTCGCAGACGCAGGTCTACATCGAACTGCCCCCGGGCTCGACCTTGAAGCAAACCCGCGATGCGGCGGAGCATGCCCGCCAGTTGCTGGGCAAGGTCGACCACATCCAGAGCATCTACACCACCATCGGTGGCGGTGCGGCGGGCTCTGATCCGTTTGCGCCCGCAGGTACTACTGAAGTTCGCAAGGCCACCCTCACGGTGTTGTTGACCGAGCGCGGCCAGCGCCCGCGCAAGCAGGGCATTGAAAACGCCATCCGCGCGGCGATGTCCGAAGTGCCCGGCATCCGCAGCAAGGTGGGCTTGGGCGGCAGTGGCGAGAAATACCAGCTGGTGCTGACCGGCGAAGACCCTCTGGCCCTGGCCAGTGCCGCCGCCGCGGTGGAGCGTGACCTGCGCACCATCCCCGGCTTGGGCAGCATCACCTCCAGCGCGAGTTTGATCCGCTCCGAAATTGCGGTGCGCCCGGACTTTGCCAAAGCGGCTGACCTGGGTGTGACCAGTGCCGCCATTGGAGAGACCCTGCGCATTGCGACGGTGGGTGACTACGACACGTCGCTGGCCAAGCTCAACCTAAGCCAGCGGCAGGTGCCGATTGTGGTGAAGCTCGACGACTCCGCGCGCCAGGACCTGGAGTTGCTGGGCCGCCTATCGGTGCCCGGCGTCAAAGGCCCTGTCATGCTCAGCCAAGTGGCGACGCTCGAAGTGGCCGGCGGTCCGGCCGTGATCGACCGCCTGAACCGCTCGCGCAACATCACCTTTGAAGTGGAGCTCTCTGGCGCGCCACTGGGCGATGTGACCGATGCTGTGCAAAAACTGCCCTCAATCACCAACCTGCCGCCGGGTGTGAAGCAACTCGCGCTGGGCGATGCCGAAGTCATGGGCGAGCTGTTTGCCAGCTTCGGCCTAGCCATGCTGACCGGGGTGCTGTGCATTTACATCGTGTTGGTGCTGTTGTTCAAGGACTTCTTGCAGCCTTTCACCATTCTGGCGGCGCTACCGCTGTCCTTGGGTGGCGCGTTTGTGGGCTTGCTGGTGGTGAACCAGAGTTTCTCCATGCCGTCCCTTATCGGGCTCATCATGCTGATGGGGATTGCGACCAAAAACTCGATTCTGTTGGTGGAGTACGCGATCCTGGCGCGCCGTGGCAGCGATGGCAGCGATGGCAGTGATGGTCACCCCGTGGCCGCACCCATGAGCCGGTTTGACGCGCTCATTGATGCTTGCCACAAGCGCGCTCGTCCGATTGTGATGACCACTATTGCGATGGGTGCGGGCATGGTGCCACTGGCCGTGGGCTGGGGCGCTGCAGACAGCAGCTTCCGCAGCCCGATGGCGGTGGCCGTGATCGGCGGGCTGATCACCTCCACGGTGCTCAGCTTGTTGGTGATTCCCTCGGTGTTCACGGTGGTGGACGATCTGGAGCACCTGTTGGGCCGCTTGAAGCGCTGGGTGTTTCGCGAGAAGCCGGCTGCGGAGGTCTTGCCCTTACAATAGACGCTCTGTCATTGGGGAGTAGCCTCTCTTGCACCGCAAGAGGCTTGCGTCAACACACTGGGTCCGCAGACCCTGGCGCCAGCAGTTCAGTCTTGGCAAGACCTTTGACCACCGCACATCCGCCTTGGCCGGTGATGTGCCGTGGTCATTTGTCTTTTACCGGCCTTGGAATTTGCGCTCATGGAATCCCTTCTCGTCTCTACCGGTGTGGTCGCTCTGGCCGAAATCGGTGACAAAACCCAACTCCTTGCTTTCATCCTCGCGGCCCGCTTCAAAAAGCCATTGCCCATCGTGCTGGGCATTCTGGCCGCCACTATCGTCAACCACGGACTTGCTGGCGCCTTGGGCGCCTGGATCACTTCCGCCATCAGCCCAGAGGTGCTTCGCTGGGTGCTTGGTGCATCCTTCCTGGGCATGGCGATCTGGACGCTGATTCCCGACAAGATTGAAGACGAAGAAACCCATGTTGCAGGCCGCTTCGGGGTGTTCGGCGCGACGCTGATCACTTTCTTTTTGGCAGAGATGGGCGACAAGACCCAGATTGCGACTGTGGCCATGGCCGCCCACTACGCGGCGCCGGTGATGGTGGTGATCGGAACCACTCTGGGCATGTTGATTGCTGATGTGCCGGCGGTGTTTGCCGGCGACAAGCTCGCCAACAAGATCCCGATGAAGCTGGTGCACTCGATTGCTGCGGCCATCTTCGCGGTGCTGGGCGTGGCGACTTTACTGGGCGCGGGTTCCAGCTTCGGGTTTTAAAGCCCGAGGGCGCCGGGTTACCCGGCGTCTTCTTCTGGATTGGGTTGGGGCGCGGTCAAGGGCAAGGTGATGGTGACGGTCGTACCTTGCCCGACCGTCGACTGCACCTCGAGGCTGCCGCCCAGGGTGGCTTTCACCAAGTTCTCCACGATTGACATACCCAGTCCCGTGCCCCCTTGGCCAATGCGGGTGCTGAAAAACGGCTGGAACATTTTTTCCAACGTCTCCGGCGGAATGCCGCGACCGTTGTCGCTGATTTGCAGGGTCACCGTGGTGCCGCCCGGCGTTGCCTTGATGTGCACTTCGCCATGTTCCATGCCATCAAAGGCGTGCAAATAGGCGTTGTTGATCAGGTTGATGATGACCTGCCCGATGGGGCCGGGGTAGCTCTCCATCTCGATGCCGTCCGGGGCATCCAGATGCACCTCGTGGCTATGGCGCTTCAGGCTGGGCGCCAAAGTGGCCAGCACTTCTTGCAGGCCCTGGCGCAAATCGAAGCTGCGGCGTTGCTCGCTGGCTTGGTCGGCGGCCACTTGGCGGAAGTTTTTCAACAAGGCCACGGCGCGCTCCAGGTTGCGCAACAGCAAAGTATTGCCGTCCTTGACGCCCGCCACGAAGGCGGTGAGCTCCGAGCGCCGCAAATTGCCAGCAGTCAGTTGCGCATCAAACTGCACCGCCTGCGCCATGAGCGTGCTGGCTGTCATCATGCTGTTACCCATGGGGGTGGCCATCTCGTGCGACACGCTGGCGATCAAGGTGCCCAGGGTGGCACGCGCCTCGCTGCGGGCCAGCGCCTCTTGCATCTGGGCCTCGAGTGAGGCGTTCAGGGCATGGATCCGGATTTCGGCTTCTTTCTGCTGGGTGACTTCCAGGTTGATGCCTGCCACTTTGGTGACCACTCCGTCGGCATTTCGCTCGACCACGTGCGCCAGCGCTTGCACCCACATCCATTGCCCGTTTTTCTGCCGCATCCGGTACTCATACTCGAAGCGATCGCCCTGCACCGCGTTCAACGTTGCAAACCGGGTAGCTATCAACGGCCTGTCGTCCGGATGGACCATCGTGTGCCAAGTGTCCAATACGTTGTCGCCCAACTCTTCGCGGCTGTAGCCGCTCACCACATGCCAGCGATCACTCACGCTCAGGTAGCGGCGGGCTAAGTCGTATTCCCAGATCGCCACACCGGTGCTCTCCACCACCTCTTTGAGGCGGGATTGTTCGGCCAGCAACTCATCGCGCAGCAGCTTTTCTTGCTCGGTGGCTTCCTCGGTTTGTCGCCGGCTTTGTTGGCTGCGGGCAAGCAAGAAGGTAAGCAGCGCGGTCAGCACCAACCCCACCACCAAGGCCAGTGTTTCGCGGTGCAGCGGGCCGGCGGCTTTTTCATCCACGGGGTGGATCAACACCTGCCAGTTTCTGCCGCCAAAGTTCAGCTCCAGCAGGTGATCGGCCCTCTCGGGGCGTAGGCCGTCTTCATCATGCCCTGCGCGATGTTCAGGGTCACTCAGGCCGGAGTACACCTGAAGGTTGCGGTCTTCCTCGCTGCGTTCGGTGATCAGCAGTTCGGAGGCTGCGGACTTGGCTTGGAAGGTGGCGTGCCAGGCTGAGCTCAGTGGTGTCGATCAATGCATTGATAAAGCCGATGTGGCGGTTGGTACCCGCCACACCCGGTACCCGCTCGTACACAGGGACCGTCAGTGCAACGCCAGTCCGGGCGGTTTCCGGTAAAGCAAAAGGGCCGGTCGCGATCGGCGTGCCCACAATACGGGCGTCTTTTTGTGCCTCTTCCAGTTGCCCAGCAGCCCGCCCGGTCCAGCCCGAGCGATTGGGCGGAAAAATGTAGCCCCCATTGCTGGTGAACCGCTCCCACTGCAGTGAAGCAATTGACGAGTGAATCCCCTGCAGCCTTCGGGCGTAGGCTTCAAACTGGAGGCCGGTCATGCCGGGCATCATTTCTGCGAGCAGCGCTGTACCGCGCACCGCCTCCAAGGTTGCCGTGGCGTCCCGGTCCAGGGCCGCCACCACGGTTTCGGCGAGAGCATTGCGCCGCTCGAAGCTTCGCAGCAGATCCGCCTCGCGGAGGTAGTCATACACCGTAGCGGTCATCAACAGGCCTGCCGATGCCAAGGCCACACACATGACCACATCGGTGGCCATGCGCTGTGCGGGAAGGCTGAGTTTGAGCAGGCTCATGGCGGCTCAGTGTAAGCCGTGGTTCAGCCTTGCGCTACCGGGAAGTCCGGCCGGTTGCACCACTCGCTCCAGCTGCCAGCAAACAAGGCACTGCCCGGCAGACCGGCAATTTCCATGGCGAGGATGTTGGGCACTGCACTCACACCGCTACCGCAATGGTGCACCACATGCTCCGGCTGGCGCTGGCCCAGCAGAGCCTCGAACTCGGCTCGGAGCACGGCTGCCGGCTTGAAGAAACCATCGGCGCCCAGGTTATTGCTGAACACCCGATTCAAGGCGCCCGGAATGTGGCCGGCCACCGGATCAATCGGCTCCACTTCACCGCGGAAGCGGGGCGCTCCGCGGGCATCCAGCACCTGTTGGGTGGGCTTGCCCAGGTTGGCCAGCACGTGGTCGCTGCTGCGCAAAGCCACCAGCGCATCGGCGACCGCAAAGGTGCTTGGTGCGCGCGCCGGCTCTTCACCGCTGGCCACTGCACCGCCTGCGGCCTGCCATGCCTGAAAACCCCCGTCCAACACCGCCACATTGGCGTGGCCCAGCCACTTGAGCATCCACCACAGGCGGCCACAGTAGTTGGCACCTTGGCGGTCGTACACCACCACTTGGTCGGTGTTATTCAGCCCCACGCTACCCAGCCACTGGGCAAACGTTTCGCGTGCAGGCAGCGGGTGCCGCCCGCCCGACTGGGCGCCGGTAACCGCCGGGTCTCCCTTGGCGCTCAAGTTGTTGTCCAGATGGGCGTAGAGCGCGCCTGCAATATGACTCTCGGCATATTGAGCCGGGCCTTGTGCAGGCTGCATAAGGTCGCAGCTGCAGTCAAACACGACCGCAGGCGTGGCGCTGGCTTGAAGGGCTTGGAGTTGGGCGACGGAAATCAGGGTGGTGTAGGGCATGGTGTGGGGATTATCTATTTGCAGGTGTTGCACAGTAAGGGCTAGCAACTGGTTGCGCAAGTGAATCTCGCATGTCGCCTGACAGCGAAAACTTCGGCATAAAGTCAGCGATTCAACCTATTCACTTTTACCGCTATGCGCGCACTTCGGCAACTACTCGTCAGCTGCATGACTGGGCTCTCCATCATGGCATTTGCAAACCATGTGCTCGCGGACGAATCAGCGAAGTCAGTATGGCCCTCCACCGTTGTAAGGCTTGAGGACTTACGCCCACTCACGGATTTGAAAATGCGGGTTCCCGGAGTGGTGACAAAAGGCAGTGTGACGGGGCCGGCCATTCTCCGCGTGCACATAAGCGCGGAAGGGACCGTGCTCAGAACCGTACTAATGGAGTCTTGTGGCAACACTGATTTGGATGAGGCGTCATTGCACGCCATGCGTGTTATGCGATTCAGCCCTTACACCGTTGATGGTGTGCCGGTTGATGTAACGCTCGCTGTTCCGATGCACATTCCGAAACGGTTGGGCAGGTCGCATTAATCAAATGGCGTAGCCGCCCACAGTCAGTGCTCCTCAGCCGGCGTATGCGGCAGCAAGCGGGTGCGCAGCACGGTCGCCAGCACGCCGCTGGCAACGATGATGGTAATGCCTATCCAGCCGATCATCGGGATCTGGTCGCCGAACAAGGCCAGGCTGAACACCGCGCCGAAGACGATGCCCGAATACTGCATGCTGGCTACCACTAGGGTGGCGCCTTTGCGGTAGGCGCGGGTCATGCACCATTGGCCCATAGACGCCAGCACGCCAATGGGAATGACCCACGCGGCGTCCCGCCAATCCACCTCGCTCCACGGGGTGAAACCCGTGAAGGCGATGCCCACAGCGCCTACTATTGCGCTGCCCACTGAAAAATAAAACACGGTGCGCTCTTCCGGTTCGCCGGCCTTGCCCAGAGCTGTTACTTGCATATAGGCCAAGGCCGCGCCCAGGCCGGAGAGCAGCCCGATCAGCCCGGCAAACAGCTGGTTCTGGTCGATGGTGGGGCGCAGGGTCATGACCACGCCCACAAAGCCCATGAGCACCGTG from Rhodoferax potami includes these protein-coding regions:
- a CDS encoding sulfurtransferase is translated as MPYTTLISVAQLQALQASATPAVVFDCSCDLMQPAQGPAQYAESHIAGALYAHLDNNLSAKGDPAVTGAQSGGRHPLPARETFAQWLGSVGLNNTDQVVVYDRQGANYCGRLWWMLKWLGHANVAVLDGGFQAWQAAGGAVASGEEPARAPSTFAVADALVALRSSDHVLANLGKPTQQVLDARGAPRFRGEVEPIDPVAGHIPGALNRVFSNNLGADGFFKPAAVLRAEFEALLGQRQPEHVVHHCGSGVSAVPNILAMEIAGLPGSALFAGSWSEWCNRPDFPVAQG
- a CDS encoding sensor histidine kinase; translation: MYSGLSDPEHRAGHDEDGLRPERADHLLELNFGGRNWQVLIHPVDEKAAGPLHRETLALVVGLVLTALLTFLLARSQQSRRQTEEATEQEKLLRDELLAEQSRLKEVVESTGVAIWEYDLARRYLSVSDRWHVVSGYSREELGDNVLDTWHTMVHPDDRPLIATRFATLNAVQGDRFEYEYRMRQKNGQWMWVQALAHVVERNADGVVTKVAGINLEVTQQKEAEIRIHALNASLEAQMQEALARSEARATLGTLIASVSHEMATPMGNSMMTASTLMAQAVQFDAQLTAGNLRRSELTAFVAGVKDGNTLLLRNLERAVALLKNFRQVAADQASEQRRSFDLRQGLQEVLATLAPSLKRHSHEVHLDAPDGIEMESYPGPIGQVIINLINNAYLHAFDGMEHGEVHIKATPGGTTVTLQISDNGRGIPPETLEKMFQPFFSTRIGQGGTGLGMSIVENLVKATLGGSLEVQSTVGQGTTVTITLPLTAPQPNPEEDAG
- a CDS encoding DMT family transporter; its protein translation is MQALWMVLASFWFALMAVGIKYASNSFGTFELVFYRGLVSIVFMGIVVRASGSTLRTPVPMMHVWRSTIGVVSLGSWFYAIAHLPLATAMTLNYMSGVWVAAFVVGGALLYGKEQPQGALLGTVLMGFVGVVMTLRPTIDQNQLFAGLIGLLSGLGAALAYMQVTALGKAGEPEERTVFYFSVGSAIVGAVGIAFTGFTPWSEVDWRDAAWVIPIGVLASMGQWCMTRAYRKGATLVVASMQYSGIVFGAVFSLALFGDQIPMIGWIGITIIVASGVLATVLRTRLLPHTPAEEH
- a CDS encoding energy transducer TonB, coding for MRVPGVVTKGSVTGPAILRVHISAEGTVLRTVLMESCGNTDLDEASLHAMRVMRFSPYTVDGVPVDVTLAVPMHIPKRLGRSH